The Rhodothermales bacterium genome has a segment encoding these proteins:
- a CDS encoding DUF4249 family protein: protein MRRLFAILLAAALTGCDLGDPGVHSPEPVVEAWLIAGEEFPPIRLTWTQSVEVSYGSVPVGIEGANVSVSLLDGTGQPARTVAYMHGGGEDGWYVPDISPMESLANFVVPGATYVLEAVVPGFNEPVRATTVVPGDFDVRGVPNETVVYQSTNQVEIDVTQSFYPERDAVYVITMEAKEPSFDNLTPFIRDALYGLSEGEAFDPDEIDFTELEDNIRVSSPPLNEANWEVNLDGSLKLRLPWFFVSFYGVNEVTVAAIDDNIWNFLLGVNAQEGNGGLAPGEIPAVDAGVTGGQGLFGSLTREVRRVTVTEE, encoded by the coding sequence ATGCGACGACTGTTTGCCATATTGCTGGCCGCCGCGTTGACCGGCTGTGATCTCGGAGATCCTGGCGTGCATTCGCCGGAACCGGTTGTTGAGGCGTGGCTGATTGCCGGAGAGGAATTTCCCCCCATCCGCCTGACCTGGACGCAAAGCGTGGAGGTGTCCTACGGTTCGGTTCCCGTGGGTATCGAGGGAGCGAACGTGTCCGTGTCCCTGCTGGATGGCACAGGTCAACCGGCGCGCACAGTGGCCTACATGCATGGCGGGGGAGAGGACGGCTGGTACGTACCCGACATCAGCCCGATGGAGAGTCTCGCGAACTTCGTAGTGCCAGGCGCAACCTATGTGCTGGAGGCCGTCGTGCCAGGATTCAACGAGCCGGTGCGGGCCACGACCGTGGTGCCGGGCGACTTTGACGTGCGGGGCGTGCCCAATGAGACGGTGGTTTACCAGTCCACCAATCAGGTGGAGATCGACGTGACCCAAAGCTTCTATCCGGAGCGGGACGCCGTGTACGTGATCACCATGGAGGCCAAGGAGCCTTCATTCGACAATCTGACCCCCTTCATTCGTGATGCGCTCTACGGGCTGTCGGAGGGGGAAGCGTTCGACCCCGACGAAATCGACTTCACCGAGCTTGAGGACAACATTCGCGTCTCGTCTCCACCCCTGAATGAGGCGAACTGGGAAGTCAATCTCGATGGCAGCCTGAAGCTGCGCCTGCCCTGGTTCTTCGTTTCGTTCTACGGCGTGAATGAAGTCACGGTAGCCGCCATTGACGACAACATCTGGAACTTCCTGCTCGGCGTGAATGCCCAGGAGGGTAACGGCGGTCTGGCGCCCGGAGAAATTCCGGCCGTGGACGCCGGAGTGACGGGAGGACAAGGGCTTTTCGGATCGCTCACCCGCGAGGTTCGCCGGGTAACCGTCACCGAGGAATAA
- a CDS encoding carboxypeptidase regulatory-like domain-containing protein gives MNPVKIISTKAAMLAVLALTGTATSTHAQNVSVDTPRLVVGSSTFPSALFRPDETIRIGWSPAAPGMQLKIGDFPGQYGRVSLDVSGLTTREFTPSGLGLPVGVYHASLTTSAATTQAGIRAEAATDPTVRFSKDFQLVVESPVAPTILGPRGTIFRSTPTFEWEAVPGVPAYVLAVSSTPFQIRTNPVTNDPVVEGLTPVWGALTTETSAQYGQSSPDSPFPDLPAPPLVPGQEYYFTVVNTYSKTDASLVSEAFGGVVAFTYEAFSGLSEPQLAVPQQDAEFVDSRTIRFEWEHVRGAASYTFTLTERQTIGSSVGNVPVFTTTTPVTRITLDAFRLLRRGAYTWTVIPNEPDGSAGLSSSRRFRFDTSMGAFRFRPRSTADDTPVLGVRVTVTNLDGRYAPVVPFVNTAESYADSLVSGRYTFTATHEQFADTTVTVSIGVDERTEFILPMTPLPARVSGIAQDSDGAALDNVRVVMQSGDRVVRTVLTDSRGRFSFSVAPGRYSVTGSLDGYADAVQEIDVEPGAQLQLSALVLEPVAAFVTGRVINESGQSVQLATLRAESGSMSQEVTTDGDGVFNLTLAAGRWALSASKEGFLGANPVQVTLQRGDRISGVLVVLTEQASQVSGTVFRVSTIDGTVTRGVAAGATVEAIPASGALLQTQTDASGRYVLSLGSGAYRIRARAADALASNPVAFEIGYAESVDGVDHELRTAEAAISGQVTDAVGVPLEGVRIWSAVDDDLAPATTTDAEGRYTLSVRAGSHTITAAKRGFLTRTDQIGIGPGDELRGVDFALGATAATVSGRVFSGGVPVPFARVDARRGETTVSVRAGSHGCFEFGLSGGSWTFVASQAGYATASIPSLVLTAGHIVDGLVLDLEPRGATLQGSVTSEGAPVSGARIAVSGTRDATTVTRTDGLFALPVTPDEGLMVQVSREGFESREYDVPALNAGSRHTLAVDLKPESASIAGQVSDGSGAAVPNALVVATQGGLVHRTRTRFDGSYSLALSAGMHTIRVSAAGMASQQRELTLAIGERRSAVDFRLDETTGTLLVQVFSSEGPVQARIDAAAQLGEGRVAFADGSGLARIDNLSAGIYELVVSAPRFLVDSLSGIVVSPGENVRASSELVPASAAVTGRLVSSGLPVPQALVALTAEGALRQATSQSDGSFRIGGLPAGVATIQVEAAGFESLLLPAVTLAEASERDLGQLEMTARAARVSGLVRDSEDLPVAGVLVRVTGGLGTASVRTNGEGAFLLTGLAAGDYQVTASREGYRTLETQATAPEEGLLLRIEAATGRIEGTVADGSGVPLGFPVRVVASSSGETQAAVTGEDGTFVITGLDPDREWSVRTGISRPGYGNASQVVRFNSEGTAPAIQLVVAVETGTISGNAGIRLASVRLLRLPDSEVVAVTGAGEGGSFLFTLLPAGSYRVVPERSGVSFQPAFRDVTLSQGGTVEASFAAQASVGSIEAQVVNVLRQPQVGIEVVLASSDGLVVRSARTAADGTVVFQELPLLRSYTVRPSKAGFSANPAFREVQLVSAVPVLMEFSLLEATGRISGRVEAPDGSALAGATVTAVHLATGTSMTATVNENQYQLARLSGGRYRLQARADGYNPASRELQLDEGQHASGEDFLLDRATVRVSGRVLYQGAGQAGVRVVAEARDRLETVSGPNGVYLFESLPLDRPAPDSTVYTFRYEPQAGRMQTLVYALPGALVGQVTVLPDVTLDSGRITVQVDDGSNPLPASVALEGPGGHRVEGEADEGNFESPAELGQGLYRVSVDAPGRLRPSGDGMVVHLPDNMAQASLRVSLPFFHASPETVSSAEPVTIAVEVTPGTELTDVSAVVTYESAGAVLEVPMAQVSGNLVAQLPPLRSTDPVPYSIQVEAAASGLTYRQSGLTLIPQAPGALASARIEPALNGARVRSGDTYALQLVLRDGLGSSIEDRFTSAGPGQVSWSLIGDGAEIAPDSEHRERATLVVHQAGAFRLVASIRLEGEQQEVVADFVAGEFSPASLLVSVPEPTVANEGGGVQLSYRAETADGVSQILGAGLRWSVDPPGAGSVSSTGFFQPSDASFIGPVVITARDDRSGQEARTALSLVRRLAPGSSASLHDGQGVRLTLPEGAIPFYSEIGLSRPALRGPKRNAFPQGASVRHTAGERLVRFSMRADEALPGDSLLLPAVVELPSDPTLRLLQGTRTLARFDASTLKWHLVESVDEADFVRSDRVHHLSEYGVLAANEALGLRHVAVLPNPFSPTLAPLKIGYVLTTETPPASVSVRIFTTRGELVRTLLQSEPQEPGRYGSASSRRLITWDGLTDSGTLARNGRYLIEIRAEDTSGVTSELIPVVLVK, from the coding sequence GTGAACCCTGTCAAGATCATATCGACCAAGGCCGCAATGTTGGCCGTGCTGGCACTGACCGGTACGGCGACATCCACTCATGCCCAGAACGTATCCGTGGACACGCCACGGCTTGTCGTCGGCAGCAGCACCTTCCCCTCAGCCCTGTTCAGGCCGGACGAGACCATTCGCATCGGCTGGTCCCCGGCTGCGCCAGGCATGCAGCTGAAGATCGGAGACTTCCCCGGGCAGTACGGCCGCGTGAGTCTTGACGTCTCCGGATTGACTACCCGTGAGTTTACGCCCTCGGGACTGGGGTTGCCCGTCGGAGTCTATCACGCGTCGCTGACGACCTCTGCGGCGACGACACAGGCCGGAATTCGGGCCGAGGCTGCTACCGATCCCACTGTGAGGTTCTCCAAGGACTTCCAGCTCGTTGTCGAGTCTCCTGTGGCCCCGACGATTCTGGGCCCACGAGGAACCATCTTCCGATCGACGCCCACGTTCGAGTGGGAGGCGGTTCCGGGTGTTCCCGCATACGTGCTTGCCGTCTCCAGCACGCCGTTTCAGATCCGGACCAACCCGGTCACCAATGACCCCGTTGTCGAAGGGCTCACGCCGGTATGGGGTGCCCTGACCACCGAGACCTCGGCCCAGTACGGGCAGTCCTCTCCAGACAGTCCGTTTCCCGATCTGCCCGCGCCGCCTCTGGTCCCGGGTCAGGAGTACTACTTCACGGTCGTGAACACGTACAGCAAGACCGACGCATCGCTGGTTAGTGAAGCCTTCGGAGGGGTCGTGGCTTTCACCTACGAGGCGTTTTCAGGGCTCTCCGAACCCCAGTTGGCCGTGCCGCAGCAGGACGCGGAATTTGTCGATTCACGCACGATCCGTTTCGAGTGGGAGCACGTTCGCGGCGCGGCGTCATACACCTTTACGCTGACCGAGCGCCAGACAATCGGCAGCAGCGTCGGCAATGTGCCGGTGTTTACCACAACGACGCCGGTGACCAGGATCACGCTGGACGCGTTCCGCCTCCTGCGCCGAGGAGCGTACACCTGGACTGTCATTCCGAATGAACCTGATGGTTCGGCGGGACTCAGCAGCTCGCGGAGATTCCGCTTTGACACCTCCATGGGAGCGTTCCGCTTTCGTCCGCGCTCAACCGCCGACGACACCCCGGTGCTGGGCGTGCGCGTCACGGTGACGAACCTGGATGGACGATATGCGCCAGTGGTGCCGTTTGTAAACACCGCCGAGTCGTATGCCGACAGTCTGGTCAGCGGTCGCTACACCTTCACCGCGACGCATGAGCAGTTTGCGGATACCACGGTCACCGTTTCCATCGGCGTCGATGAGCGCACCGAGTTCATCCTGCCCATGACGCCCCTGCCGGCGCGTGTCTCCGGCATCGCCCAGGACTCCGACGGCGCTGCGCTGGACAACGTTCGTGTCGTCATGCAGTCCGGCGACCGGGTGGTGCGCACGGTGCTGACCGATTCAAGGGGGCGTTTCTCCTTCAGCGTGGCCCCCGGCCGGTACAGTGTGACGGGGTCTCTGGACGGCTATGCAGACGCCGTGCAGGAAATCGATGTCGAGCCGGGAGCGCAACTTCAACTGTCGGCCCTTGTGCTGGAGCCCGTCGCCGCGTTCGTCACGGGCCGTGTCATCAACGAGTCCGGTCAATCGGTCCAGTTGGCGACGCTCAGAGCCGAAAGCGGCTCGATGTCGCAGGAGGTCACCACAGACGGTGACGGGGTGTTCAACCTTACCCTGGCGGCGGGGCGATGGGCACTCTCGGCGAGCAAGGAGGGCTTTCTCGGAGCCAATCCGGTTCAGGTGACCCTGCAACGGGGAGACCGGATCTCGGGAGTGCTGGTTGTACTTACCGAGCAGGCCAGCCAGGTCAGCGGCACCGTGTTCAGGGTCAGCACGATCGACGGCACCGTGACCAGAGGGGTTGCGGCGGGAGCTACCGTAGAAGCTATTCCTGCGTCCGGGGCGTTGCTCCAGACGCAAACTGACGCGTCCGGTCGATACGTGTTGTCGCTTGGCAGCGGCGCCTATCGAATCCGAGCTCGTGCCGCAGATGCGCTTGCATCAAATCCCGTGGCGTTCGAAATCGGATATGCGGAGTCTGTCGACGGCGTCGATCATGAGCTCAGAACGGCAGAGGCTGCCATCAGCGGTCAGGTGACCGATGCGGTCGGCGTGCCGTTGGAAGGCGTACGCATCTGGTCGGCCGTGGATGACGATCTGGCTCCGGCCACCACCACCGACGCGGAGGGTCGTTATACCCTGTCGGTTCGTGCGGGCTCACACACCATCACGGCAGCCAAGCGCGGATTCCTGACCAGGACCGACCAGATTGGCATTGGTCCGGGTGATGAACTGCGCGGTGTAGACTTTGCGCTTGGGGCTACGGCCGCCACCGTCTCCGGCCGGGTGTTCAGCGGCGGGGTTCCTGTTCCGTTTGCCCGGGTCGATGCGCGACGAGGGGAGACCACGGTGTCTGTCCGTGCCGGGTCCCACGGCTGCTTTGAGTTCGGCTTGTCCGGGGGATCCTGGACCTTTGTAGCCTCCCAGGCCGGCTATGCGACCGCATCAATTCCTTCACTGGTCCTGACGGCCGGGCACATTGTGGACGGGCTGGTCCTGGACCTGGAACCGCGCGGTGCCACCCTTCAGGGTTCGGTGACCAGCGAAGGGGCTCCGGTTTCCGGCGCGCGGATCGCCGTCTCGGGCACCCGGGACGCGACAACCGTTACCCGCACCGATGGACTCTTCGCCTTGCCCGTGACTCCGGACGAGGGGTTGATGGTTCAGGTCTCTCGCGAGGGCTTCGAGAGCAGGGAGTATGATGTTCCAGCTCTGAACGCGGGTTCGAGGCACACGTTGGCGGTCGACCTGAAGCCCGAGAGTGCATCCATTGCGGGGCAGGTCAGCGATGGCTCGGGGGCTGCCGTTCCGAACGCGCTTGTCGTGGCGACACAAGGTGGGCTCGTGCACCGCACTCGAACCCGATTCGACGGATCCTATTCCCTGGCGTTGTCCGCCGGCATGCACACCATTCGAGTCTCCGCTGCCGGGATGGCCAGTCAGCAGCGCGAATTGACGCTCGCGATCGGTGAGCGCAGGAGCGCGGTTGACTTTCGATTGGATGAGACCACGGGAACGCTGCTGGTACAGGTTTTTTCATCTGAAGGCCCGGTTCAAGCACGGATTGATGCCGCCGCTCAGCTCGGAGAGGGGCGCGTCGCGTTTGCAGACGGATCGGGACTTGCGCGGATCGACAATCTGTCGGCAGGCATCTACGAGTTGGTCGTGTCGGCGCCGAGATTCCTTGTGGACTCCCTGTCGGGCATCGTGGTATCGCCGGGCGAAAATGTGAGGGCCTCGTCCGAACTGGTTCCGGCATCAGCGGCCGTGACCGGCAGGCTGGTTTCATCCGGGCTACCGGTTCCCCAGGCGCTGGTTGCCCTCACCGCAGAAGGTGCATTGAGGCAGGCCACATCGCAGTCGGACGGATCGTTCCGCATCGGCGGCCTGCCGGCCGGCGTGGCGACCATCCAGGTCGAGGCGGCCGGATTCGAGTCGCTGCTGCTTCCGGCCGTCACGCTGGCAGAAGCGTCGGAGCGTGACCTGGGCCAGTTGGAGATGACTGCCCGGGCTGCTCGCGTCAGCGGCCTTGTGCGGGACTCGGAAGACCTGCCGGTGGCGGGCGTATTGGTGCGCGTGACGGGAGGTCTAGGCACCGCGTCCGTCAGGACCAACGGGGAAGGCGCTTTTCTGCTGACCGGTCTCGCCGCGGGCGACTACCAGGTCACGGCGTCGCGCGAGGGGTATCGGACTCTGGAGACGCAGGCCACCGCTCCGGAAGAGGGTCTGCTGCTGCGCATCGAAGCCGCAACGGGCAGAATTGAGGGCACGGTCGCGGATGGGAGCGGTGTGCCGCTCGGGTTTCCGGTCCGCGTGGTCGCCAGCTCCTCCGGGGAAACGCAGGCGGCAGTCACCGGCGAGGACGGCACGTTTGTCATCACCGGACTCGACCCGGACCGCGAATGGTCGGTTCGAACAGGAATCTCAAGGCCGGGGTATGGAAATGCGAGTCAGGTGGTCCGGTTCAACAGCGAAGGCACGGCACCGGCCATCCAGCTTGTAGTTGCCGTCGAGACGGGCACCATTTCAGGAAACGCCGGCATCCGACTTGCCTCGGTCCGGCTCTTGCGCCTGCCAGACTCTGAAGTCGTTGCTGTGACGGGGGCCGGAGAAGGCGGCAGTTTCCTGTTTACGCTCCTTCCGGCCGGCTCATACCGCGTAGTGCCGGAGCGCTCGGGCGTGAGCTTCCAGCCGGCTTTCAGGGACGTGACCCTGTCTCAGGGGGGCACGGTGGAAGCTTCCTTTGCCGCTCAGGCTTCGGTGGGGTCCATCGAGGCTCAGGTGGTCAATGTGCTTCGTCAGCCTCAGGTCGGCATCGAGGTGGTGCTTGCAAGTAGCGACGGCCTCGTGGTTCGCAGTGCCCGAACGGCCGCAGACGGCACGGTGGTGTTTCAGGAGCTCCCGTTGCTGAGGAGCTACACGGTCAGGCCCAGTAAGGCCGGGTTTTCTGCGAATCCGGCGTTCCGGGAAGTCCAGCTCGTCTCAGCCGTGCCCGTGTTGATGGAGTTTTCCCTTCTTGAGGCAACCGGTCGCATCAGCGGGCGGGTGGAGGCTCCCGACGGCAGTGCGTTAGCCGGAGCCACCGTTACCGCAGTGCATCTGGCCACCGGCACGTCGATGACGGCGACGGTGAACGAGAATCAATACCAACTGGCCAGGCTTAGCGGCGGCAGGTATCGATTGCAGGCCCGCGCCGACGGATACAACCCCGCCTCCAGAGAGCTTCAGCTGGACGAAGGTCAGCACGCCTCCGGCGAAGACTTTCTCCTGGATCGGGCGACGGTGCGCGTCAGCGGAAGGGTCCTGTACCAGGGTGCGGGTCAGGCCGGTGTGCGCGTAGTTGCCGAAGCCCGTGATCGCCTGGAGACGGTCTCCGGACCCAACGGCGTCTACCTGTTCGAGAGCCTTCCGCTGGATCGTCCGGCACCGGACTCGACCGTCTATACGTTCCGGTACGAACCACAGGCGGGACGGATGCAGACCCTGGTCTACGCGCTACCGGGGGCACTGGTGGGTCAGGTGACCGTGCTTCCGGACGTGACACTGGATTCCGGACGCATCACGGTGCAGGTAGACGATGGCTCGAACCCGTTACCGGCCAGCGTGGCGCTGGAGGGTCCGGGAGGACATCGAGTAGAAGGGGAGGCAGACGAAGGAAACTTTGAGTCGCCGGCCGAGCTGGGACAAGGTCTGTACCGCGTGTCCGTGGATGCTCCAGGCCGGCTGAGGCCCTCAGGCGACGGGATGGTGGTCCACTTGCCAGACAACATGGCGCAGGCCAGCCTCCGTGTATCGCTGCCGTTCTTCCACGCCAGTCCGGAAACGGTGTCGAGTGCCGAACCGGTGACCATTGCAGTCGAGGTGACTCCCGGCACCGAACTGACCGATGTCTCCGCGGTTGTCACGTACGAATCCGCCGGCGCCGTCCTCGAAGTTCCGATGGCGCAGGTCTCGGGCAATCTGGTGGCTCAGCTGCCGCCGCTGAGGTCGACCGACCCGGTGCCGTACAGCATACAGGTTGAGGCAGCCGCGTCGGGTCTGACCTATCGGCAGTCCGGCCTCACTCTCATTCCTCAGGCGCCCGGAGCATTGGCAAGCGCGCGCATCGAGCCGGCTCTGAACGGGGCAAGGGTGCGATCGGGGGACACGTACGCACTCCAGCTGGTATTGCGGGACGGCCTCGGGTCCTCGATAGAGGATCGATTCACATCGGCCGGCCCCGGCCAGGTTTCCTGGAGCCTGATCGGCGACGGTGCCGAGATTGCCCCCGACTCCGAGCATCGAGAGCGGGCGACGCTGGTTGTGCACCAGGCCGGAGCATTCCGTCTGGTCGCGAGCATTCGTCTTGAGGGTGAGCAGCAGGAAGTCGTGGCCGACTTTGTCGCGGGCGAGTTCTCGCCGGCATCGCTGCTGGTGAGTGTGCCCGAGCCGACCGTCGCGAACGAGGGAGGCGGCGTGCAGCTTTCCTACAGGGCCGAGACGGCAGATGGAGTCAGTCAGATCCTGGGCGCAGGTCTGCGCTGGAGCGTCGACCCTCCAGGTGCGGGCTCCGTGAGCTCAACTGGCTTCTTCCAGCCCTCGGACGCCTCTTTCATCGGGCCCGTGGTCATCACGGCTCGGGACGACCGATCGGGCCAGGAAGCCAGGACTGCGCTCTCGCTGGTTCGTCGTCTGGCACCCGGTTCATCCGCTTCCCTTCACGATGGGCAAGGCGTTCGTTTAACACTGCCCGAAGGCGCCATACCGTTTTACTCAGAGATCGGGCTGTCCAGGCCGGCGCTTCGTGGTCCCAAACGAAACGCATTCCCGCAGGGCGCGTCCGTGAGACATACCGCAGGGGAGCGTCTGGTGCGGTTCTCGATGCGCGCCGACGAGGCACTGCCGGGAGATTCCCTGCTGTTGCCGGCCGTCGTCGAACTGCCGTCGGACCCAACCCTGCGCCTGCTTCAGGGTACCCGCACGCTGGCTCGATTCGACGCGTCAACGCTCAAATGGCACCTTGTCGAGTCAGTCGATGAGGCAGACTTCGTCCGGTCTGATCGCGTGCATCACCTCTCGGAGTACGGCGTACTGGCTGCGAATGAAGCGCTCGGACTGCGCCACGTCGCCGTGCTGCCGAATCCCTTCTCGCCGACGCTGGCGCCCCTGAAAATCGGTTACGTGCTGACGACAGAAACGCCGCCGGCATCTGTCAGCGTACGCATCTTCACGACTCGCGGCGAACTCGTACGTACTCTTCTTCAGTCCGAACCCCAGGAACCCGGGAGGTACGGATCGGCCTCATCCAGAAGGTTGATCACCTGGGACGGGCTGACCGACTCGGGCACGCTGGCCCGCAACGGGCGCTACCTGATCGAGATCCGGGCCGAGGACACCTCGGGAGTAACGAGCGAGCTGATTCCGGTGGTACTGGTCAAGTGA
- a CDS encoding GAF domain-containing protein — MQTITHPDKADTYREVRRTIDALLEGETDWVAAMATVACELHHAFDHYDWTGFYRTVEPGMLAVGPYQGTHGCLRIAFGRGVCGAAAESRQTQLVPDVELFPGHIACSSSTRSEIVVPVLNPEGQVIAVLDVDSNRDDAFDTTDQAYLEDLCEELGRRFG, encoded by the coding sequence ATGCAGACCATCACCCACCCCGACAAGGCAGACACGTACCGCGAGGTCAGGCGCACCATCGACGCCCTACTGGAGGGAGAAACGGATTGGGTGGCCGCCATGGCGACAGTGGCTTGCGAACTCCACCACGCGTTCGATCACTATGACTGGACGGGGTTCTACCGCACTGTAGAACCCGGCATGCTGGCCGTCGGGCCGTATCAGGGCACCCACGGCTGTTTGCGCATTGCGTTCGGCCGGGGCGTCTGTGGCGCGGCGGCCGAAAGCCGGCAAACCCAGCTGGTGCCGGATGTCGAGCTGTTTCCGGGCCACATTGCCTGCTCCTCCAGCACCCGGTCGGAGATCGTGGTACCAGTGCTGAACCCGGAGGGTCAGGTAATCGCCGTGCTGGATGTGGACTCCAATCGCGACGACGCGTTTGATACCACGGACCAGGCGTACCTGGAGGATTTGTGCGAAGAACTGGGGAGGCGCTTCGGCTAG
- a CDS encoding deoxyribodipyrimidine photo-lyase, which produces MPPVIVWFENDLRKSDHAALQAAADSGQPVIPFFAWNGGEGWADGSASRWWLHHSLAAHAEALQAAGLQLVIRQGDPADEVVRLACETGAEAVYWQERPEPHRARRDDEIQRRLEEKDIDVRRFAGALLHNPDAIQTGSGGPYKVFTPFYKKFLAEGTPVDEPSGTPRFSDVQATPDVSGTPLEALELLPKIDWAGGIDAAWNPGERSARGKLSQLDMSDYADERDIPSIDGTSQLSPHLHFGEISIRQAWHASSDEDFRRELVWRDFAHHVLHHFPHTVTEPLREEFEAFPWREDSQALQAWQQGRTGYPMVDAGMRQLWETGWMHNRVRMIVASFLTKHLLLSWRHGQAWFNDTLVDADLANNTFGWQWAGGCGADAQPFFRIFNPITQGDKFDPDGAYVRKWVPELKDVPDKHLFEPWDTDVVPEQYPAPIVEHKEARERALEAYQKLKN; this is translated from the coding sequence ATGCCTCCTGTCATCGTCTGGTTTGAAAACGATCTCCGCAAGTCGGATCACGCGGCCCTGCAGGCCGCAGCCGATTCCGGGCAGCCGGTCATACCATTCTTTGCCTGGAATGGCGGTGAAGGCTGGGCGGACGGCAGCGCATCCCGCTGGTGGCTGCACCATTCGCTGGCGGCCCACGCCGAGGCGTTGCAGGCCGCGGGCCTGCAGCTTGTGATCCGGCAAGGGGATCCGGCCGACGAGGTGGTCCGGCTTGCCTGCGAAACCGGGGCAGAGGCGGTGTACTGGCAAGAGCGCCCGGAGCCGCATCGCGCTCGCCGGGACGATGAAATCCAGCGCCGGCTTGAGGAAAAGGACATCGATGTACGCAGATTCGCCGGCGCCCTGCTGCACAACCCGGATGCCATCCAAACGGGTTCAGGTGGTCCGTACAAGGTGTTCACCCCCTTCTACAAGAAATTCCTGGCGGAGGGCACGCCGGTCGACGAACCGAGCGGCACGCCTCGATTCTCGGATGTTCAGGCCACCCCAGACGTCTCAGGTACTCCGCTGGAAGCGCTGGAGCTGTTGCCAAAAATCGATTGGGCCGGAGGCATCGATGCGGCCTGGAATCCCGGCGAACGATCAGCCAGGGGCAAACTGTCTCAGTTGGACATGTCGGACTACGCGGACGAGCGCGACATTCCGTCCATCGATGGGACCTCGCAGCTGTCTCCGCACCTTCACTTTGGGGAGATCTCGATCCGGCAGGCCTGGCACGCCTCGAGCGACGAAGATTTTCGCCGCGAACTGGTCTGGCGCGACTTTGCGCATCACGTGCTGCATCACTTCCCGCACACGGTAACCGAGCCGCTTCGGGAGGAGTTTGAGGCGTTCCCCTGGCGCGAGGATTCGCAGGCCCTTCAGGCCTGGCAACAGGGTCGAACCGGCTATCCCATGGTCGACGCCGGCATGAGGCAGCTCTGGGAAACGGGCTGGATGCACAACCGCGTGCGCATGATCGTTGCTTCCTTCCTCACGAAACACCTGCTCCTGTCCTGGCGACACGGGCAGGCATGGTTCAACGACACCTTGGTCGATGCCGACCTGGCAAACAATACCTTCGGCTGGCAATGGGCCGGAGGATGCGGAGCGGATGCGCAGCCGTTCTTCCGCATTTTCAATCCCATCACGCAGGGCGACAAGTTTGACCCGGACGGAGCATACGTGCGAAAATGGGTGCCGGAACTGAAAGATGTACCGGACAAACACCTCTTCGAGCCTTGGGATACCGACGTGGTGCCGGAGCAGTATCCCGCGCCCATCGTTGAGCACAAGGAGGCCCGGGAACGGGCCCTGGAGGCTTATCAGAAGCTGAAGAACTGA
- a CDS encoding N-acetyltransferase: MPEPERRIRKATMRDADRIARIYNQSIRLRDATMDTDDLAASDVALWIEKQGPREDLLVVESGDEFAVVGWGIIKTYHPRPGYAVAAETSVYVDRSLTGQGHGSAMQHRLMERCRELGYHHLVAKIWAGNDGSIRMHERFGYERVGIQHEIGFVDGERLDVAILQCVLGGGTGKPVPGGPAPA, from the coding sequence ATGCCTGAGCCGGAGCGCAGGATCCGCAAGGCCACGATGCGGGACGCAGACCGCATCGCCCGGATCTATAACCAGTCGATCCGGCTCCGCGATGCGACCATGGACACCGATGACCTGGCCGCCTCGGACGTTGCGCTGTGGATAGAGAAACAGGGTCCCCGAGAGGACCTGCTGGTGGTCGAATCAGGCGATGAGTTCGCCGTCGTTGGCTGGGGAATCATCAAGACCTACCACCCTCGTCCGGGCTACGCAGTGGCTGCCGAAACGTCCGTGTACGTGGACCGCTCCCTGACCGGCCAGGGCCACGGTTCGGCCATGCAGCACCGTCTCATGGAGCGATGCCGCGAACTAGGCTACCATCACCTGGTGGCCAAGATCTGGGCAGGCAACGACGGCAGCATCCGCATGCACGAGCGCTTCGGATACGAACGGGTAGGCATCCAGCACGAAATCGGATTCGTGGACGGGGAGCGCCTTGATGTCGCGATCCTGCAGTGCGTGCTGGGCGGCGGCACCGGGAAACCCGTTCCGGGGGGGCCGGCGCCTGCCTGA